In a genomic window of Corynebacterium coyleae:
- a CDS encoding mycothiol-dependent nitroreductase Rv2466c family protein, which produces MKEQVTFWFDVSCPFCWLTSRWMKEVEKVRDVEVEWVPMSLSVLNDGRDIPADYAELMKANWGPARVFAKVKQDAPDKIDALYTAMGTIIHTGGQDHKKGFGAYDSVIAEALAEVGLPAEYADVANTDEVDEALRGFHASAMAEVGDDVGTPVVKLGDSAFFGPVITRVPEGEDAGKLFDHAVGVASFPYFFELKRSRTEAPQVR; this is translated from the coding sequence ATGAAAGAGCAAGTGACTTTTTGGTTTGATGTTTCCTGCCCGTTTTGCTGGTTGACTTCGCGTTGGATGAAGGAAGTGGAGAAAGTCCGCGATGTTGAGGTCGAGTGGGTCCCGATGTCGCTCTCCGTGCTCAACGACGGCCGTGACATCCCTGCCGACTATGCCGAGTTGATGAAGGCGAACTGGGGTCCCGCGCGTGTGTTCGCGAAAGTGAAGCAGGATGCCCCGGACAAGATCGACGCGCTGTACACGGCGATGGGCACGATCATCCACACTGGCGGCCAGGATCACAAGAAAGGTTTCGGCGCCTACGACAGTGTTATTGCGGAGGCGCTTGCCGAGGTCGGTTTGCCCGCGGAGTACGCGGATGTGGCGAATACCGACGAGGTTGATGAGGCCTTGCGCGGTTTTCACGCGTCGGCAATGGCTGAGGTTGGCGACGACGTCGGCACCCCCGTGGTCAAGCTCGGCGACAGTGCGTTTTTCGGCCCGGTGATCACGCGTGTGCCGGAGGGCGAGGATGCTGGGAAGTTGTTCGACCATGCGGTTGGTGTGGCAAGTTTCCCGTATTTCTTTGAGCTCAAGCGCAGCCGTACGGAAGCCCCGCAGGTACGCTAA
- the pepN gene encoding aminopeptidase N: protein MKTNLTREDAQLRAKLISNVRYDILVDITGKDTFTTVSTIQFDSEAGTTHFDLVAESFEATLDGEATGQEITLSAGSHELRVTSTEPYNRTGEGLHKFTDPVDGKDYLYTQFEPAMAMKVFASFDQPDLKATYKVSVKAPERYTVILNEAVSREENGDGTATWTTTIDYPLSTYLVAICAGEFEKVTDTYDAGDGRTIELGLYARASLIPHMDSERLFRQTKDGFDFYHANFGRKYPFGDKYDQVFCPEYNMGAMEHVGCVTYRDEYIFTSEPTPYRLERRNDTILHEMAHMWFGDLVTMEWWDDLWLNESFATWSAATAQVGIGEYPEAWTTFATVEKAWAYSQDQLPSTHPIAADAPDIETAEQNFDGITYAKGASVLKQLQAYVGYEEFFAGVRKHFDNHAYSNATFDDLLGALEEASGRDLSNWAEQWLRTTGVSRLYPEISDTFTVVQESPVLRDHRVRVGLYSLIDGTVQRTHQVELDITGERTEIPEFSGVKHDLALVNDDDLTYCLMGLDAQQQQFAVEHLGQIEDSLAKTLVWSSLWESVRDGRLPARQYVELVAREVGPDMQERIAAQATEAVKRYVDPAWRRTGFDLLNKAFRGQEPKVVFDRALARLEPTEETVEYFKGLLETSENQEVRWLAITNLLAAGALPLEAIDEEQDDTSEGAISRLRAKAVVDKRWAWDKLINDDLTNLEARYLMDGLTFTDAGLEGLTDEYFRAAPALWDRLTNEMAQRTLEGMYPRWDVTQEAVEKANALLNSDVPNGLKRVIAEGQDRSARAVRNRAADAAAN from the coding sequence ATGAAGACTAATCTCACGCGTGAAGACGCGCAGTTGCGCGCAAAGCTCATTTCCAACGTTCGTTACGACATTCTGGTGGATATCACTGGCAAGGACACGTTCACGACGGTGTCGACAATCCAGTTCGATTCCGAGGCGGGAACGACGCACTTTGACCTGGTGGCGGAGTCGTTCGAGGCGACGCTTGATGGTGAGGCGACTGGCCAGGAGATCACGTTGTCGGCGGGTTCCCATGAGCTGCGGGTGACGTCGACGGAGCCGTACAACCGCACGGGTGAGGGCCTGCATAAGTTCACGGATCCGGTGGATGGCAAGGACTACCTGTACACGCAGTTTGAGCCGGCGATGGCGATGAAGGTGTTTGCCTCGTTTGATCAGCCGGATTTGAAGGCGACGTACAAGGTGAGTGTGAAGGCGCCGGAGCGTTACACGGTGATTCTGAATGAGGCGGTTTCACGCGAGGAAAACGGTGACGGCACCGCGACCTGGACCACGACGATTGATTACCCGCTGTCGACATACCTGGTTGCGATTTGCGCGGGTGAGTTTGAGAAGGTCACCGACACGTACGACGCGGGTGATGGCCGCACGATTGAGCTTGGTCTGTACGCGCGTGCCAGTTTGATTCCGCATATGGATTCGGAGCGACTGTTCCGTCAGACGAAGGACGGCTTCGATTTCTATCACGCGAATTTCGGCCGCAAGTACCCGTTTGGCGACAAGTACGATCAGGTGTTTTGCCCGGAGTACAACATGGGCGCGATGGAGCACGTTGGTTGTGTGACGTACCGCGATGAGTACATTTTCACGTCTGAGCCGACGCCGTATCGTCTGGAGCGTCGCAACGATACGATTCTGCATGAGATGGCGCATATGTGGTTCGGCGATCTTGTCACGATGGAGTGGTGGGACGATCTGTGGCTCAATGAGTCGTTTGCTACGTGGTCGGCGGCGACGGCGCAGGTGGGTATCGGTGAGTATCCGGAGGCGTGGACGACGTTTGCCACGGTGGAGAAGGCGTGGGCTTATTCGCAGGATCAGTTGCCGTCGACGCACCCGATTGCTGCGGATGCGCCGGATATTGAGACGGCGGAGCAGAATTTCGATGGCATTACGTACGCCAAGGGTGCGTCTGTGTTGAAGCAGTTGCAGGCGTATGTGGGTTATGAGGAGTTTTTCGCGGGTGTGCGTAAGCACTTCGATAACCATGCTTACTCCAATGCCACGTTCGATGATCTGCTTGGCGCGCTCGAGGAGGCTTCGGGTCGCGACTTGTCTAACTGGGCTGAGCAGTGGCTGCGTACTACCGGTGTGTCGCGTCTTTACCCGGAGATTTCGGACACGTTTACCGTGGTGCAGGAGTCGCCGGTGTTGCGCGACCACCGTGTTCGCGTGGGGCTTTATTCGCTTATCGACGGCACCGTGCAGCGCACCCACCAAGTCGAACTCGATATCACCGGCGAGCGCACTGAGATTCCTGAATTTTCAGGCGTGAAACACGATCTCGCCCTGGTGAACGACGACGACCTCACGTACTGCCTGATGGGCCTCGATGCGCAGCAGCAGCAGTTTGCCGTGGAGCACTTGGGCCAGATTGAGGATTCGCTGGCGAAGACGCTGGTATGGTCTTCCCTGTGGGAGTCTGTGCGCGATGGTCGTCTGCCTGCTCGTCAGTATGTGGAGTTGGTGGCGCGCGAGGTTGGCCCGGATATGCAGGAGCGGATCGCCGCCCAGGCTACTGAGGCTGTGAAGCGCTACGTTGACCCGGCGTGGCGGCGCACCGGCTTCGATCTGTTGAACAAGGCGTTCCGTGGCCAGGAGCCGAAGGTGGTGTTCGACCGTGCGCTTGCCCGTCTGGAGCCGACCGAGGAGACGGTTGAGTACTTCAAGGGTCTGCTGGAGACCTCCGAGAATCAGGAGGTTCGTTGGTTGGCGATCACGAACCTTCTTGCTGCTGGCGCCTTGCCGTTGGAGGCCATTGACGAGGAACAGGACGATACGTCGGAGGGTGCGATTTCGCGGTTGAGGGCGAAGGCGGTCGTCGATAAGCGTTGGGCTTGGGACAAGCTCATTAACGACGATCTGACCAACCTCGAGGCCCGCTACCTCATGGACGGGCTCACCTTCACCGACGCTGGGCTCGAGGGGTTGACCGACGAGTACTTCCGCGCCGCGCCGGCCCTGTGGGACCGTTTGACCAACGAGATGGCGCAGCGCACCCTGGAGGGCATGTACCCGCGTTGGGACGTCACGCAAGAGGCTGTTGAGAAGGCAAACGCCCTGCTGAACAGCGACGTCCCCAATGGCCTGAAGCGTGTTATCGCCGAAGGCCAGGACCGCTCCGCACGCGCTGTGCGCAACCGCGCGGCCGACGCAGCAGCAAATTAA
- a CDS encoding cystathionine gamma-synthase, which translates to MTVYGFTTNAIHAGYEPDSLYGPINTPIYASTTFAQDGLAELRGGYEYTRVGNPTVTALEKAVAALENADFAVAYSSGMAAIDVVLRILLKPGDHVVVSNDAYGGTYRLIQQVFTLWGVENTVVDMTNPTEVAAAVQDNTKVIWVETPTNPMLDVVDIEAIAAVKKQAALVVDNTFASPYLQKPFELGADVVLHSTTKYIGGHSDVVGGIVCGRNDRVDGFHEQLRFFFGWVGANPSPFDTYLTGRGLKTLAVRMDRHCDNAEAVAKYLDAQPQVSRVCYPGLETHPGHEVAKKQMTRFGGMVSVLFQTTEQAKTFCKSTKLFCLAESLGGVESLLEHPATMTHVSVAGSALEVPGELVRISVGIEDEADLIADLEQALKQL; encoded by the coding sequence ATGACTGTCTACGGATTCACCACCAACGCCATCCACGCAGGCTACGAGCCCGACAGCCTCTACGGGCCAATCAACACCCCCATCTACGCCTCCACCACCTTCGCCCAAGACGGCCTCGCCGAACTCCGCGGCGGCTACGAATACACACGCGTGGGAAACCCCACCGTCACCGCCCTGGAAAAAGCCGTTGCGGCGCTTGAAAACGCCGACTTCGCCGTCGCCTACTCCTCCGGCATGGCAGCTATCGATGTCGTCCTCCGCATCCTGCTCAAACCCGGCGACCACGTCGTCGTATCCAACGACGCCTACGGCGGCACCTACCGCCTCATCCAACAAGTCTTCACCCTCTGGGGTGTGGAAAACACCGTCGTCGACATGACCAACCCCACAGAGGTCGCCGCCGCCGTCCAAGACAACACCAAGGTCATCTGGGTGGAAACGCCGACAAACCCAATGCTGGACGTCGTCGACATCGAAGCAATCGCGGCAGTGAAGAAGCAGGCAGCGCTGGTCGTCGACAACACCTTCGCATCCCCCTACCTGCAAAAACCATTCGAACTCGGCGCCGACGTCGTCCTCCACTCAACGACGAAATACATCGGCGGCCACTCCGACGTCGTCGGCGGCATCGTCTGCGGCCGCAACGACCGCGTCGACGGCTTCCACGAACAACTCCGCTTCTTCTTCGGCTGGGTCGGCGCCAACCCATCCCCGTTCGACACCTACCTCACCGGCCGCGGCCTGAAAACCCTCGCCGTGCGCATGGACCGCCACTGCGACAACGCCGAAGCCGTGGCCAAATACCTCGACGCCCAACCGCAAGTTTCCCGCGTGTGTTACCCGGGACTCGAAACACACCCGGGCCACGAGGTGGCGAAAAAGCAGATGACCCGCTTCGGCGGCATGGTCTCCGTACTGTTCCAAACCACCGAGCAGGCCAAGACGTTCTGCAAGTCGACGAAACTGTTCTGCCTCGCCGAATCCCTCGGCGGCGTGGAAAGCCTGCTCGAGCACCCCGCCACCATGACGCATGTGTCCGTGGCCGGCTCGGCGCTCGAGGTGCCGGGGGAGTTGGTCCGAATTTCAGTGGGCATTGAGGACGAGGCCGACCTGATCGCCGACCTCGAACAAGCCCTCAAGCAGCTTTAA
- a CDS encoding mechanosensitive ion channel family protein: MDTQDASEKVDQAVEGVTSWWNNPQTHELFIERPVKIVLILLVAIVLNWLANSIIRRATRQGIKRSNVLKYEGRDAQQIRAQEKRRQQRMKTLANVGRSVAAIVIWAWAVLAVLDQLGVNVAPLIASAGVVGVAIGFGAQSLVKDFFSGVAILIENQFGVGDTIEVGDVVGDVEEMTLRITTLRDIDGALWYIRNGDIDRVGNHSARFSTARVQVPVSLMVNPDEVSRLIEETAVAGCQDKEVAELVMGTPRMLGPSEVTPNYMSFRVEVQTMPGMQWTVARYLNQRILAALHREGVVLTPRESVLVKQQEENVGD; this comes from the coding sequence ATGGATACTCAAGATGCTTCTGAAAAGGTTGACCAAGCTGTCGAGGGCGTGACGTCGTGGTGGAACAATCCGCAAACGCATGAATTGTTCATTGAGCGCCCGGTGAAGATCGTGCTCATTTTGCTGGTTGCAATTGTGCTGAATTGGCTGGCGAATAGCATTATTCGGCGTGCGACGCGCCAGGGAATTAAACGCTCGAATGTGTTGAAGTATGAGGGGCGTGATGCGCAGCAGATTCGTGCGCAGGAGAAGCGTCGTCAGCAACGGATGAAGACGCTGGCCAATGTGGGCCGGTCGGTGGCTGCGATTGTGATTTGGGCGTGGGCGGTGCTTGCGGTGCTGGATCAGTTGGGGGTCAATGTTGCGCCGCTGATTGCGTCGGCTGGTGTTGTCGGTGTGGCGATTGGTTTTGGTGCGCAGTCGTTGGTGAAGGATTTCTTCTCCGGTGTGGCGATTTTGATTGAGAACCAATTCGGGGTGGGTGACACGATTGAGGTCGGCGATGTTGTGGGTGATGTTGAGGAGATGACGCTTCGCATCACCACGCTTCGCGATATCGACGGCGCTCTATGGTACATCCGTAACGGCGACATTGATCGGGTTGGCAATCATTCGGCCCGCTTCTCTACCGCGCGTGTGCAGGTGCCGGTGTCGTTGATGGTGAATCCGGATGAGGTGTCGCGTTTGATCGAAGAGACCGCTGTTGCGGGCTGCCAGGACAAGGAAGTCGCCGAGCTGGTGATGGGCACTCCGCGGATGTTGGGTCCGAGCGAAGTGACGCCGAATTACATGTCGTTCCGCGTGGAGGTGCAGACGATGCCTGGCATGCAGTGGACGGTTGCGCGTTATTTGAATCAGCGGATTTTGGCGGCGTTGCACCGCGAGGGTGTGGTGTTGACGCCGCGGGAGTCTGTGTTGGTGAAACAGCAGGAGGAAAACGTTGGAGATTAG